The region TCCGCCCGGCGGCAGCACCCACCATCTTCTCGAAGGCTGCGCCTCCCCAGCCTTCTGCTTCTGGTACAGCCAGGTGGGCACGGAATTCAAAGTCGAAGTGTAGGGTGCCGTCTTCCCCGGCCCTGGCCTGGCCACTGACCTCTACCCAGGCGCGTTCGCCTGCAAGCTGCTGCGGGACCAGAGCCGCCCCGTCGGCAGTCAGCTGCAGCCGGCTGACAAAGGGGAGGTCCACCTCCCCCAGAATCGGCACGGTGACCACCAGTTCCCCCCGTACGCCCTGCGCGTCCGCCTGAAGGCCTCGCAGGAAACGCACCTGTGCCAGGGCTACGGCCGGGTCCTGGACAAAGGCGAGGGACTGGGCATAGGGCCCTGGATACGCCAGGGTAAAGCTCTGCCGGGCGTCAAGAATCACGCGGCTAGTCCACCCACTCGATTACCACACGTCCGCCCTCCAGGGCCGCCTGCAGTTCCTGGTCGCCGGCGCTGCGCAGCCGGGGCAGATGAGCAAAGCGTGGCGTGGCCGAAGCGAAGCCCAGGCGCACAATCACGTCTTCGCTGACTTCGTCCTTGCCGATCCGCCACACCAGCTGCCCTCCCAGCGCTTCAAGCTGGCGCGAGAGGTCCGGGGGCAGCGCCTGCTCATTGGCCGGGGGCTCCGGAGGCAGCGGATCGGTCATGAGGACATTGTAAGGCCCGGGGCCAGCGGAGGCGCGCTACAACTAAGGTCCATGACTGCCCCCGAGCTGAGCTGGCGAAGCCTGGAAACCCGGGTTGGCCTGGAGAACCTGCCGGCCTTTCACCGCGCCTTCCTGACCTGGCGGGGCGTCGAGGGCGCCGGGGCCATGCCGCTGCGCCGGGTGTCGCAGCGGGTCGAGGCCGAACTCAACCGCCTGGTTCAGGCCGGGCAGGCACACCGCGCAGGGGACGACTGGCTGCTGGCTCCTGGGGCCCTGACAGGCTTCGGGGCTGCCCGGCCTTTTGTATCTGCCGACGGAGCATTGTTACCCTGAAGGCGATGAGGTGCTTTTCTTGACTTGCCTTTCCTGGCCGCTGATCCCACAGAGGCCGACACCATGAGCCTGCGTATCCTGGGCGGCAGCGCCAAGGGCCGCACCCTGCAGGTTCCCGACAGCGCCCGGCCCAGCGGCGCCCGCATTCGCAAAAGCCTGTTTGATCTGCTCGCGGCGCGCGCGCCGGTAGGCCGCTTTCCGAACTTCCTGGACCTGCACGGTGGCAGCGGCGCCGTGGGGCTGGAGGCTGCCAGCCGGGGATACAGCGTGACCCTGGTGGAAAAGGACGCCCGCGCCGTGCGTGCCCTGGAGCACAACGCCCGGACGCTTGGCCTGCAGGCCCGGGTACTGCGCGCAGACGCGATGAGCCTGCTGCCCCGGTTGGGCAGTTTCGATCTGGTCT is a window of Deinococcus deserti VCD115 DNA encoding:
- a CDS encoding DUF3809 domain-containing protein, with the protein product MILDARQSFTLAYPGPYAQSLAFVQDPAVALAQVRFLRGLQADAQGVRGELVVTVPILGEVDLPFVSRLQLTADGAALVPQQLAGERAWVEVSGQARAGEDGTLHFDFEFRAHLAVPEAEGWGGAAFEKMVGAAAGRTLERVARELPDSVARAIPAV
- a CDS encoding DUF3248 domain-containing protein: MTDPLPPEPPANEQALPPDLSRQLEALGGQLVWRIGKDEVSEDVIVRLGFASATPRFAHLPRLRSAGDQELQAALEGGRVVIEWVD
- a CDS encoding RsmD family RNA methyltransferase; its protein translation is MSLRILGGSAKGRTLQVPDSARPSGARIRKSLFDLLAARAPVGRFPNFLDLHGGSGAVGLEAASRGYSVTLVEKDARAVRALEHNARTLGLQARVLRADAMSLLPRLGSFDLVFSDPPYDVDIPAVTLKLLDSGVVRPGGLLICQHPDRLRLPEHPDFDLEVRKYGSNVLSLYHRPTEAPHAPEDAGHDKVNDE